Within the Helicoverpa armigera isolate CAAS_96S chromosome 24, ASM3070526v1, whole genome shotgun sequence genome, the region GCAATAATTTCCTTCTTTCAAAAATCTGTGCTTTCAAAAACAACATCCTAACACACTGTAAAACATTTATACGAGTGATGCCGCGAACTGCAGGTAGTTAAGACATAAACAGCTACTCAATAAGGTTTCCCTTCCACCGATGAGtcataatatctacttataaactGAAATAACTACTGACCATCCGTTGTAAAGGTCAGGATACTAAAGAAAACTGCGATTTTACAGTTAAactaggtaatatttttgtattaaaaattaattacttgaatgtattttaatgtacaaaatagtaatattaataaaggcttttaattaCGCAggaaaatctaaataattaatgtaactaaaaatatcaatgtGAAAATTATACCATCTCAAGTGTCTCATTCTTTTAAGGTcacaaaagtaatttaaacttttacggtttatttaaattatgtcagTCTTGGAAAAGTATACTAGGTAATTAGTACGGGCTAGCACATTAAAATGATtggccttatttattttacgtcagACACCTTTTACAGGTTTTTCCGTAAagaataaaacctatttatatcCCATAGAGATAGGCTGATGATCTTGAAACCggcattaatatattttatcaaagaaGCCTCAATGTCAAAGTCATGCAAACGCCGGCCCTTGAAACAAAAGGAAGTATTTACGTATTCCTTACAAACTCGTTAATAAGCATAATGTGACACAAACATTCAATTATAATCCTCGCTAATAAACATCAACAGGAAGTTAACAGACTTACtaataaatcaataacactCAAACGTAATCATTCCGACaattatttactcaaatatCAAAGTATTTGTAAGTAATAGCCGCCATTATCTCGGCTATCGCTTTAATTTGCATCACATTTGAACGTTATTAACGCCAACCGATCGGTTCAGATATTCTCGTCAACTTCACCTGTTGGGTAACCACGGTAACCAGCTGTCAGCGTGAGAATCAATCAGTCAAGGTAAGCAGATCATGAACCAACTTTCCACAAACGAAGGTCAATAAAACACAACAGGTTTCTCCAAAAATCTTATAattatatctttaaaataaatcatctcAACTTTACAACATACAGAGATTGTGTGACTTCAACATAAACGGACAACGCACCAAATCTAACTAATACGTAACGTAGTGTAATTAcaactattttgttttagattcaGCACGAAGTTCTGTCAAAAAGTCACAACGCCATGCGTCACTTAACATAAAAAGCGAAATAGTTGTGCCGACACAAGCATGTAACACTCCTCTgctcaatacaaaaataaattaaaaaaacgcACAAGAAAGTAGTGGGTTGCGCAACCCGGTATCTACATAATCATCACAATGTACTTACATCGACAGGACTTAATTAAAACGACAGTTAACATGAAATGGCGACTGacttaagttaaaaatatgacttaattgtaaaaaaatgtaaaaaacatgTTAGCCATGCGCGTCGCGGCTATTTTGCTAATCGGAGTAAGAGAGGCTGTTACTTTTACAGGAAGCGGTTGTCGAATGTGTGCAATTACCTTACGTAATACATTCTACAAGTGTACGCGCTCTGTTACTCCGAGCTGAGGCGACGCCGCACCGCGCGCGCGCAGACATCGCGCCGCAGCTGATCTCCAGCGGTTAATGCACTTTGCAAGGTGTTTGCACGAGCTATGTTTGCTCGCTTGGCTGCGGTGCAACGTTGCCCTTATAAACATCTGTCTGATCTTAACATGTATCGCTCTCAGAGTCTACAATCGCCTGAATGTCGATTTTGCGTGTTCATTTTGTGCCCACAACTCTGACATAACTCGAAATGAAAACTCGACCGCGACGCGCGCGCATTCGCAATAAATTACGCGATTCATAAATACAATgtactaataaattatatgtttaagtgATTTACGAAACTAGACACAGCGTTCCGTGGCTTACGACTAAATGAGCATGATCACATCGTTCGAGAAGGTAACTCAGTTTGTTCTGCGAGGAAAACGACCGCGGAACACACGCGACGCTTCCTCGTGCGAAATAGATTAAAAAACCAGCGGCCAGAACGTGAAAGGCGGTTATCCAACGTGATTAGAAAGGTGTCACGGTTGGCGCGCGCTTTCTAGCGCGAGTACAGCGCCAGGTCCGAGATGCGGCGCTGGCGAGCGGCAGCGTGGAACCCGCGCGTGCCGTCCGGCACCAGCGGCGCCCGCGGCTCCCAGCGCGGGGCGCTGGACACCCGCCGGCCCCCGCACTCGCCCGACACCGAGCAGCCCGACAGCCGCCGCGCCAGCCAGCCCTCGCTGCCCGCGCTGCCCGTGCTGGCGGCCGACGTGCGCCGCGAGCTGCAGTACAGCGACACGCCCGAGTCCGAGCTGTGGCTGCACGTGGACGGCCGCCGCGGCACCCACGTCTGGATCTccggcgagcgcggcgcgaaGAACCCGCTCGAGTTCCTCCGGTAGAACGGCGTGCCGTATCTGTAGTCGTACTCAGCCTCGGAGCCGCTGCAGCACGACGAGTACTCGCACTCGTGCCGCCTCGGAGGCGCGCGTCTGATGCCCGCCTTCCTCTTAGGCTCTCTAGGAACACCGTTTAACTCATACACTCGCATGCCGTCATCTTCAGGGGTCTGTAGACGCAAAGCTTCTCTCGCAGATTCGGATTCAGTAAACTCAACTAACGCACACACACAATTAACCAAACTGGGGTTCTTGTTGAGGAACTGGCGCACGTCCGCCGGCACCGGGTTGCCGGGGCGCAGCACCCTCACCAGGGCGATCTCACCGCAGCCGGCGAACAGACGCGACACGTTCTCCACCGAGGGACGATCTATGGGCATCCTGACTGCCACCACGGTCCTGGACGGCGTCGTCTCGTCGTACGCCGGGAGAGGGTCAATCCTTCGCAATTTTGTTCCTAATTCATTGATTTCTAACTTTGTAGACCGCTTGAGTGCTTCGGCGACCACCCGCCAGTCCTTCGTCAAGTGCTTGACACGTTTGAAGCTGGATATGAGCTTGAGGGACACATACCCTTCCTTGTTTCTTCGCACATGTTTGAGTAAGAAGGCATCCTTAGTGATATTGGCGTCGGAAAAATAGAACTCAACTTGTGAGACGATCCTATGAGCTAGTTCATCATCGGGTGGCGTGTAGGGCGGCTCTTGGGCCTCGGCGGCGACCTCGCAGCCGGAGTCCTTCCGCCGGAGCCGGTGTCGGAGGCGCTGTCGGAGAGGTCGGCGTGGTCGTCGGTGGACGGGCGGCGGTCGGAGGTGATGCCCTCGTCCGGCTCGGGCAGGCCGTGGCTGGGAGGGGTCCCCTCCATGTCGTCGTACTGGCACACAGACACACTATTGCATTACAGGAGACGGTGCTCGCTCGGAGGCGCGGAGTGGACTGCGGGCGCGCGGCGCGCACTACACTCTTTTATAATGTCGGGGGGATGTGCCGGTAAGAGGCGAGCCATTCGGAAACGATACGAGATGACATTGCCAGACTACGCGACGCTGTACGCTGCACATACGTGCTTAATCAGGGATATTATGGAAAGAGGTTAGGTTCTGTATCTATTAATGTTAGGACGAAATACACGCGAGTTTATCACTGGGAGCGGCGCACGCAAGCACGCTAGGCGCGTTACCGCATAAAGTTTGGCATTCTAATTTTGCAGATAATTGGGCACAATTATATCTGATGcgtttacacgagttgtaataTATTCGGTAATTATATGCCTTCTTTGTGGAAATCGCGGTACATTGTGATCGATATGATGCGAAACGAAGGCCTCGCTACTGCGTATTGTCTGATAACGTAACGATCTGGTTAAACGATCGTGTATTGTTTTTAGTTCTACTTACAATGTTTCTCTTTCAACACTTTCTGTAATAAGTGTAATAATTAAACGCAGATTATAACAACATTGTTGTTGATagatataaaagtatatttttactagTTAATTTATTCGTTTTGTATTTCAtcgtttgtaaattaaataaccgTTCTATAATAACGTTTTCAGACAGAAAGTGTGTATCGGACATCGTAACAATTACCGTTGCTAGCTGGAATGCAGCACATTTAATAAACTGCTCAAATAAATATACTTGTTGCTTGTTTCCCTTAATAAAtcgagttttaaaaataatttcctgaGGACTGTTTTCACTAGTCCTTCCTAATTTATTATCTACAAATAAaaccaacatatttttaatagcatttttatttcttacataaaaTCATAATGATAATAGTCAATTATTAATAGTTCTTTACATCGCTGaaacaaatcaaattaaaacgattttaattaccttaaataaatggaaataaaactTCAACATATTAATTTAgctgcataaaaaaataacttcccAGCAACAAAAGCTGCAATATAAGAGATAACAACCAGTAGCATAATAACAAATGTAATCAAATGTTTACAATAGCAACGAATGGCCTTGTCCGGGAATCGAACATCAATTAACTGTACATTGACATGCATTCACGGTACTATTGTGTCGGTTTCCTAACAGtgataacataattatatagcAAGTCGTTTTCCCTGGTAAGATGAAGGTAAGTGTAAATATTACTGTATCTACactaataattattgttaagcTGAAGAtcaggtccgatttgaaaaattctttcagtgttagatagcccatttatcgacgGAGCctgcttttaatttaataaacgtttttgactttgactttgactataGGCTAGTTTTCTCGGACCTCCGATTGACACACACATCATCTGCCTGCTGAGGACCGTAGCTCCCGTCTCCATCTTTCAGGATGGTTTATGCAGGTAAGgacttttcaatatttttttggaaaacaaatCTATCACCAGTCTTTGCTACCACCTGAACCATTTAAATTTGCTGGTGTCCCGGGAATCGAGATCCCTAAACGTCACGAACAACCATTATGTTTACTTAAACCAGTAAAACAGCTCAGCTTATTGAACTCCAAACAAAAACGTTAAAATTCCGTGTTTTTACACACTGatctcaaaaactactcgaCCGTTTGTGATAGCTCTTACGCTACAACGACGTAAGTGTCGGTTACGTGAAccaagttattgttttatttaaatacctgaATAGCTTATTGAAGTTTTTTACAGTCTGATCGGGAAGTGAAAGAattgtcgttttattttgtgttacgtTGAATGCAATTTGAAAGAATCGCGCGTCATAGATTTAACCGCATTACAAAAAGAAGAATTGAATTAATAACATTGGACGTAAGATATAGCGCTACAGGAAGacaaaaattatatgtttcgaTGTTGTATCAATGAGAGGAATAAATCTGAACGAATTTGTGTAATTTAACAATCATCTTTGGCTAGTGATATTTTATAACCCATCATCCCATACCTTCATCAGAATCCCGTGTCATGAACTGTTGAATGTCTTCCCTTATTCATTAATTTACCTAATAATTCTTATCATCTTTATCATCATTCACCTTATCTTCATacacataatcatcatcattatcaaccTTATTATTATCAGCctttcatcgtcccactgctggtcGGAAGCCTCCTTCCTCTCACAAAGAGAAGGATTGATCACCACCCTTGTTCAATACAGGTTACACATATTATAGTTGAGCCAAAACACGTAACCGAACATCATACCACCCACAAAAGCTGAACTCCTAGTAACACATCCACGTCACCCACAATATAGAATTTCATTTGTTCAACACAATAACAGGATTAGGCGGTCACTCCACATTGTGtaattatctaattaaattaaagtgaGGATTATGAGGACTTGCTGATGGAGGCAGATTGCGTAACTCGATGGTGTAATGTCAACAGTCAGGGTTTGTGTTTGACGATGTAAGTCACTCGAGGGGTGGTGTAATGGGCAAGGAGAGACGAAAGGGTGACTGAAAGAATACGGTTGGGTTTTAGCCAGTTACATTTTGACCGTCTCGTTTGCTAAAACCACTGTGGGAATCGTTTGATAAAGCTGTGCTGCAAACATAAACGTATTATTTCAAAATCGTTTAGACAAATCCTTGCACAGCAGCTGGGATAAATTCTTTAGATGGTAAGGGCACCATTCTGGGCCTGTAAACTGACCCAACATCTGGACAAAGGTACCTTTTCATATAGAGAAGCCAAAGTTAGCCTGGTTTTCCTGATATCAACTACTAGCTGTTACGAACTGAAACTGCAATGTATATACTCTTCGCTTTCtgaaaaataatgcaaaaaaaatacattttgttgatttataGCTAATTTTGTTAACGTTACAGTTCAACAAACTTGTGATTCTGTTGTTGAACGTTTTACTCAACCATGACACCTAGCTATTCACACTTAGTAAGACTACATATTATCATCAATATCTACATCATCACTTCTCactaaatacatacttacctgAAGGGCTTGGGTAAACGAACTGTAACCTATTAAGCTGTTAGGTCAAGCTGGATTTAAACGCGAGTATTGCGAGTAATCTCTGAATCCGCTGAACCgcttttgaaaattcttttagcAATAGAAAGCTAAATGTACGGGAATTCAGCAGGGAAGATTGTACTTTATATATCTCTctcttaaatacttaaaaccttGATTTTCAAATCCTCTTTTCCCAAAAACCCTGACACAATTGAGTGTCCAAACGAACTGGGTTGCATAATACGGCTTCTCACctcatattgatttattaccGATCTCCAATATTAGTGGGTTCCGTAATATTAACTAGTAATAACTCATTGTCTGTCCGGGAGTTTATAGCGTCAAATTAAACGTTGTCATCATTCAAGGACTGTTTTTGATCATTCTTTTGAtttatagtaattaattaatattttattgttgtaggtgtttttttttgttgattgttaTCAGATTctaaagattaatatttttcttactgtGATTTGACTATAGTGCATAGATCGGTTTTAATTGATGTTGCACCATTTTacacataggtattttattttatgttcggTTTATTGCTACTATCGTGCTTAACTACGTGAGGTCCTTAGGAAGATGTGATGCAACGAACCTTTCACAGCTGAATCAATGCACCGGAGGCAATGTATTAATACCTCACCCAAAATGTGATGCTAGTGTTATATCTTTAGGTAGGactcatattatattttagggTAAGTCAGGTTaccagtcgctctatgtaaaactcTAGTCTCAATTACATCTCGTTAGACTTTAAGTCGACTCctacataattgggaaaaggcttcgCAAATGTGTAGACATGTTGAGCCATATTCCATAATTTGCAAAACACTTATGGAAGAACCAAGTATAAATTCCCCCATTTACCCTTAAAAACTATATAGTtactggactatatagtctggaatcaccaacccgcattgagcaagcgtggtgattaacgcttgatccttcttcgtgtgagaggaggcctgtgcccagcagtgggacgataaaaaggctgtaacacgTACCCTTAAAAAAATTCGCACCATCACACCAGAGCATCTTCCTAAAATACGTCAAATCTCCGTACACAACAATGTTTAGCATTCCGTCGGCGTGCTAAGGTCATGTGCCAAGATCTCGGCCGCGACCTCGTCTGTTCACCACGTTATATCAGCAGTTTGTTGAGACTTTGTGAGTAGAAAGTTCGAGGAAATTATCTGTGGGTGGGATTGGAGTTAGGTTTGGGTAGTTGTTGAGGCTTGGGATGAGGTAGCGTTCTATTAAAGAAGTCCTGGAAGAAGTCCTTTGTTGTATCtgcatagattttttttctgtaggtGTATCTGCGTCTTCTACCTGACCCGTTCATACAATATGTTTTCTGCTTCCAGTCTTCTCTGTAAGTATAGAAACCTTCACTGCCTTCTTAATCATGTCTTCTTTCAGACAATCCATCCAtctcttcatttatttatttatttatactttatgtacaaaataggtacattggcggacttaatgcctcaaggcattctctaccagtcaaccatcgggttaaagggagaaaataaataggtagtacaaaaaaaaaaaaagaatgtcatgaatagatatgaataaaaacatattacaatacataaatacttaatacataataatatatatatatatacataaaaataaaatatcaaatcgATAAGAGTGACGACGACTCAATTAGACTCTTCATCATCCAATCATATCTAAGCCTAACTTATGTCACGCAAGAACCTCTCAAAAAGCATTGCTAGGTACAGTCAacgtcaggtcagtggtaacagttttataggaaaatcgtacttattactattgagttaaggtgcatgacagttaccactgatgtgcggtctaccgtacttaAAAACAGgagtaataaataagtagggTTAAATCTGTCTCAATCACCACAAAGTGGTTGAACGGTTTAACAATGAAAGTGAAACTGACAAAATGGTAGACAAATCTATACAAAGTGTAATGTACTCTGGGACCAGTTTCACCCACCTTCGTAAGAAAATCTAGTGCCCGCGACATTGGCTAcgtttgtacctacataaacataCTCAGCAGATAGTGAAAGGGTTTATATTTCCTTGCCTACAAACTCTGCTCATTGTAATACTGCTAACGCACCCGCTGAGCGTAAAAATTAACGATTGCTTTGCATGTCTTCCTTCCACCTATGGAACAACTTGCATCATGTCATTATTCGGCGTAGACAGTATTAGAAGTATTTTTACAAACTACGGATACAGGTCGGCagatacttaattttttttacacataagATTGGATGTAGGTACAAAACCAGTCAGTACCAAACCAATAGATTTAGACATTTCTTtagacattttaaataaacaatcaaaactCCTAGTTGCGAAACAGACGACAATCCCTACAAACAAAACAGACCCTGGCAGTTCGCCAGCTTATGAAGAAGTCAACTAGCTAGCATTAATGAAGTCATGAGACAAAAGAGATGCATATGTCTCAAGGAGATGCGAATTTGTTGTAggacaatttaataaaattagatacgccattttttataaatataattttagtaagcAGTATGAATTTGTTTCATGGTACCTAGTAAATCAATTCTTGAATGGCTAATACTACGGCCCTTATCTCAATATAGCGGTGTTACATCCCCG harbors:
- the LOC135118671 gene encoding LOW QUALITY PROTEIN: la-related protein 6-like (The sequence of the model RefSeq protein was modified relative to this genomic sequence to represent the inferred CDS: inserted 1 base in 1 codon) — protein: MEGTPPSHGLPEPDEGITSDRRPSTDDHADLSDSASDTGSGGXDSGCEVAAEAQEPPYTPPDDELAHRIVSQVEFYFSDANITKDAFLLKHVRRNKEGYVSLKLISSFKRVKHLTKDWRVVAEALKRSTKLEINELGTKLRRIDPLPAYDETTPSRTVVAVRMPIDRPSVENVSRLFAGCGEIALVRVLRPGNPVPADVRQFLNKNPSLVNCVCALVEFTESESAREALRLQTPEDDGMRVYELNGVPREPKRKAGIRRAPPRRHECEYSSCCSGSEAEYDYRYGTPFYRRNSSGFFAPRSPEIQTWVPRRPSTCSHSSDSGVSLYCSSRRTSAASTGSAGSEGWLARRLSGCSVSGECGGRRVSSAPRWEPRAPLVPDGTRGFHAAARQRRISDLALYSR